One region of Vallitalea okinawensis genomic DNA includes:
- a CDS encoding cell wall hydrolase, translated as MKAKQSECISDIKKYTFDSDKNCYKMKRSKKPLLIAGLIGLVLVGLFSIVLYSYYEQNAMEYAYYAVMEDEMNNTAVLENINDLELTYNEIEETYYQLEDDFATDNSPLMTASVAPVDSRNLSTSSNLEPINQTDAEYSFVNFDLTDDDYESLLRIVEAEATDEDIIGKILVANVVLNRVRISRFPGTVFEVVHQPGQFSPLDDGRYYTVPITSSTVEAVNRALAGEDYSNGALFFVAKGLASTSAVAWFDNNLTEVYKHGVHTFYSY; from the coding sequence ATGAAAGCAAAGCAGAGCGAATGTATCTCTGATATCAAAAAGTATACATTCGACTCAGACAAAAACTGCTATAAGATGAAGAGATCAAAGAAACCACTTCTTATTGCAGGACTAATTGGCTTGGTATTAGTTGGATTATTTTCTATTGTGCTTTACAGTTACTATGAGCAAAATGCTATGGAGTATGCTTATTATGCTGTAATGGAAGATGAGATGAATAACACAGCAGTTTTAGAAAATATAAATGATTTAGAATTAACTTACAATGAAATAGAAGAGACCTATTACCAATTAGAAGATGATTTTGCAACGGATAATTCACCATTAATGACAGCTTCCGTTGCTCCAGTAGATAGTAGAAATCTATCTACGTCATCCAATTTAGAGCCTATCAATCAGACGGATGCGGAGTATTCATTTGTTAATTTTGACTTAACAGATGATGATTATGAATCACTTCTCCGTATAGTTGAAGCTGAGGCGACAGACGAAGATATAATCGGGAAAATACTTGTAGCAAACGTGGTTTTAAATCGTGTTCGTATCAGCCGTTTTCCTGGTACTGTTTTTGAAGTTGTTCACCAACCTGGTCAATTTTCACCACTTGATGATGGACGTTACTACACTGTACCAATAACTTCTTCTACTGTAGAAGCCGTTAATCGTGCATTAGCTGGTGAAGACTACTCAAATGGAGCATTGTTCTTTGTTGCAAAAGGATTAGCATCTACCTCTGCGGTAGCATGGTTTGATAACAACTTAACAGAAGTGTATAAACATGGCGTTCATACCTTCTATTCGTATTAA
- a CDS encoding redox-sensing transcriptional repressor Rex produces MTYLIFDGALEGDEGMDSDKKISIAVIRRLPRYYRYLGDLLSKDVVRISSRELSERMGITASQIRQDLNNFGGFGQQGYGYNVEFLYEEIGKILGLDKNYSVIIVGAGNLGQALANYAKFDKRGFTVKGLFDVNPRLVGMSIREIEIKDIDEMEQFVRENDIDIAILTLPRTKAISVANDLVDWGIEAIWNFAPIDLNLPEHVTVENVHLLDSLMTLSYNLKENKANKEEE; encoded by the coding sequence ATGACTTATTTAATTTTTGATGGTGCCTTAGAAGGAGATGAAGGTATGGATTCTGATAAGAAGATATCAATCGCTGTCATTCGACGATTACCCAGATATTATCGTTATCTTGGCGATCTCTTATCAAAAGACGTTGTACGTATTTCTTCAAGAGAATTGAGTGAAAGAATGGGTATAACAGCATCACAAATTCGACAAGATCTTAATAATTTTGGTGGTTTTGGTCAACAAGGGTACGGATATAATGTAGAGTTTCTATATGAAGAAATAGGTAAAATTCTTGGTTTAGATAAAAATTATAGTGTCATTATAGTTGGTGCTGGTAATTTGGGTCAAGCATTAGCTAATTATGCAAAGTTTGATAAACGAGGATTTACTGTAAAAGGACTCTTCGATGTTAATCCTAGACTAGTGGGTATGAGTATTAGGGAGATTGAAATTAAAGATATTGATGAAATGGAGCAGTTTGTCCGAGAAAATGACATTGATATCGCAATTTTAACATTACCTAGGACAAAGGCTATATCTGTTGCAAATGATCTTGTTGATTGGGGGATCGAAGCAATATGGAATTTTGCTCCTATCGATTTAAATTTACCTGAACATGTTACAGTAGAGAATGTACATTTACTGGATAGTTTAATGACATTGTCCTATAATTTGAAAGAAAATAAAGCTAATAAAGAAGAAGAATAA
- a CDS encoding ABC-F family ATP-binding cassette domain-containing protein: MILSCKNIKKSFGIDEILTNVTFHLNQYDKVALVGINGAGKTTLFRIITKELTADEGRITLYQNASLGYLSQEQDLVSAHSIYEECETVFEDVIKTETQLREIESRMNELNGEALEQLMLTYSELQHQFESMNGYGYKSQITGVLKGLGFTVEELGKAINTLSGGQKSRVCLAKLLLRQPEVLLLDEPTNHLDIEAVTWLEEYLRNYKGTLLIISHDRYFLDKIVSKVIEIENKKSEVYSGNYSFYAKQKAINRDIQYKHYLEQQRDIKQQEAVIAKLRSFSREKSIKRAKSREKALDKVELLEKPTHINDEMRLVFQPKKVSGNDVLFAENLSKSYDHQLFDNVDLDIKRGDKIALIGANGIGKTTLFKIIMKHVPVDTGQITYGSRVQIGYYDQEHDSLSEDKTIFEELSDTYPKMTNGEIRNTLAAFLFTGEDVFKSILSLSGGEKGRVSLSKIMLSEANFLLMDEPTNHLDITSREVLENALSQYEGTLFFISHDRYFINKVATKVFELTPEKLIAYLGNYNDYVEKKEQLQKLKEKEVSLESISETSDSKQDWLKRKEYQAQTRKLQNLLESCEKDIHALEEAITSIDEALCLEENYTDPDKAGELHSNKIQQESLLEEKYLKWEEIQEKISELDN; encoded by the coding sequence ATGATACTCTCATGTAAAAATATAAAAAAATCCTTTGGAATTGATGAAATTTTAACAAATGTAACTTTCCATTTAAACCAATATGATAAGGTCGCTTTGGTAGGCATTAATGGCGCTGGAAAAACGACCCTTTTTCGCATTATTACTAAAGAACTCACTGCCGATGAAGGTCGTATAACCCTCTATCAAAATGCTTCATTAGGTTACCTTTCCCAAGAACAAGACTTAGTATCGGCACATTCCATCTATGAGGAATGTGAGACTGTTTTTGAAGACGTCATTAAGACTGAGACTCAATTACGTGAAATAGAGTCGAGAATGAATGAACTCAATGGCGAAGCTTTAGAACAGTTAATGCTAACGTATTCTGAATTACAACACCAATTTGAAAGCATGAATGGCTATGGTTACAAGAGTCAGATCACTGGTGTACTAAAAGGTTTGGGGTTTACTGTCGAAGAGCTAGGTAAAGCCATCAACACATTATCAGGCGGACAAAAATCTCGTGTTTGTTTAGCTAAGCTACTCCTACGGCAACCAGAAGTTTTACTACTGGATGAGCCAACCAATCATCTGGATATTGAGGCCGTAACCTGGCTTGAAGAGTATTTAAGAAATTATAAAGGTACTTTATTAATTATCTCCCATGATCGTTATTTCTTGGACAAGATTGTTAGTAAGGTTATTGAAATAGAAAACAAGAAGTCTGAAGTCTATTCAGGTAATTATAGTTTCTATGCTAAACAGAAGGCAATCAATCGTGATATACAATATAAACATTATTTAGAGCAACAACGGGATATCAAACAGCAGGAGGCAGTAATTGCTAAATTACGTTCTTTTAGCCGTGAGAAGTCTATCAAACGAGCTAAGAGTCGTGAAAAGGCTTTAGATAAGGTTGAGCTTTTGGAAAAGCCTACACATATCAATGATGAAATGCGTTTAGTTTTTCAGCCGAAGAAAGTTAGTGGTAATGATGTCTTGTTTGCTGAGAATTTGTCAAAAAGCTATGATCATCAACTTTTCGATAATGTAGATTTAGATATTAAGCGTGGAGATAAGATTGCTCTAATCGGTGCAAATGGTATTGGAAAGACAACTTTATTTAAGATTATCATGAAGCATGTGCCTGTGGATACTGGCCAAATAACATACGGGAGTCGTGTTCAAATAGGCTATTATGATCAAGAACACGATAGTTTATCTGAAGATAAAACCATCTTTGAAGAATTATCGGACACTTATCCAAAAATGACGAACGGTGAAATCCGTAATACGCTGGCAGCATTTCTTTTCACTGGTGAAGATGTTTTCAAATCCATCCTCTCTTTGAGCGGTGGAGAAAAGGGTCGTGTTAGTCTCTCTAAAATCATGCTATCAGAAGCTAATTTCCTTCTGATGGATGAACCTACGAACCATCTCGACATTACCTCCCGTGAAGTATTAGAAAATGCGTTAAGTCAATATGAAGGAACATTATTTTTCATCTCCCATGACCGTTATTTTATCAATAAAGTAGCTACAAAAGTTTTTGAACTAACTCCAGAAAAGCTTATCGCTTATCTTGGAAACTATAATGATTATGTTGAAAAGAAGGAGCAATTACAAAAGCTGAAAGAAAAAGAGGTTAGTTTAGAATCCATTTCAGAAACAAGTGATTCTAAGCAGGATTGGTTAAAACGAAAAGAGTACCAAGCACAAACCCGTAAGCTGCAGAATTTGTTAGAAAGCTGTGAAAAAGATATACATGCCCTTGAAGAGGCTATAACATCCATAGACGAGGCTCTATGTCTTGAAGAAAATTATACAGACCCAGATAAAGCTGGCGAACTCCATTCTAATAAGATCCAACAGGAGTCTCTGTTAGAAGAGAAATACTTGAAGTGGGAAGAAATTCAGGAAAAGATATCAGAATTAGATAATTAG
- a CDS encoding GntR family transcriptional regulator: MNTFDVGKEVSDKYSLRGRVYSKIRDDILKGRYSTDEPIKEMQVSKELGVSRTPVREALRQLELEELVTIIPNKGAFVTGITPKDIQDIYAIRSLVEGLSAKWAAKNATDQQIKELEEVLDLFEFFYKRGNFEQLHELDNKFHKQIYDISGSRILKHVLSDFHNYAQRVRKASLESSGRAEVSLSEHKDILTAIKNHDMKNAEKLMNKHVKNTAKNVTNNKLEQITTEHQKSE, translated from the coding sequence GTGAACACATTTGATGTAGGCAAAGAAGTATCGGATAAGTATTCATTGAGGGGTCGCGTTTATAGCAAGATCCGAGATGACATTTTAAAAGGTAGATATTCGACAGATGAACCCATTAAAGAAATGCAAGTTTCTAAAGAGTTAGGGGTAAGTAGGACACCAGTGAGAGAAGCATTGAGGCAGCTTGAACTTGAAGAACTAGTTACTATTATACCTAATAAGGGAGCTTTTGTGACGGGTATTACACCTAAAGACATACAAGATATTTATGCGATTCGATCTTTAGTTGAAGGATTATCTGCTAAATGGGCAGCAAAAAATGCTACTGATCAGCAGATAAAAGAGCTTGAAGAAGTTCTTGATTTATTTGAGTTTTTCTATAAACGAGGAAATTTTGAGCAGTTACATGAATTGGATAACAAATTCCATAAGCAGATTTATGACATTTCGGGTAGTCGAATTTTGAAGCATGTTTTATCTGATTTTCATAATTATGCACAAAGAGTAAGAAAAGCATCATTAGAAAGCTCTGGAAGGGCAGAAGTCTCTTTATCAGAGCATAAAGATATATTGACAGCTATTAAGAATCATGATATGAAAAATGCTGAAAAACTCATGAATAAGCACGTAAAGAATACTGCAAAAAACGTAACGAATAACAAATTAGAACAAATAACTACCGAGCATCAAAAAAGTGAATAA